The DNA window GGTCTCCGCGAGAGCACGAAGGGCTGAAACGCCTGATATCCTTGGTGGGGGTTATGAATGTCGCCCCCTCTGTCTCGTCGGCCTCACCTTCGGCAAGCACCTTGTCGAGATAGTCGGCGAGTTCAAGTTTACGGTCCGTGCCGGCTACAACAGCGACTCCGGGCAATGCCTTGACTTCATCAGGTTTAAGCTGTGCATAACAGCCTGTGACGACAATTCGCGCATCAGGATAGCGACGCGCGAATGAACGGATTGCCTGACGGCATTTTTTATCGGCTATATCAGTGACACTACAGCTGTTGATGACCACATAGTCGGGCACATCGCCTTCATGTACACGCTGTATGCCTTTCGATGCAAAAATGCGGGCGACAGTTGATGTCTCGGCAAAATTCAGCTTGCACCCGAATGTGTGGAACAACGCCGTCTTACTGCCGAATGTATTCTTGTCTATCAAATCTATAACGTTTTTTTATTCCATGTTTTCATGCAGAATCGGAATCGGGCGTTTAAACACCTCTTTAAAAGAGATTAGTGTTTCCGTACGTCCGATACCTAGACGCAGTTTTTTGTGGATCACTTCAAGAAGATGCGCGTTATTATGGGCGAATATCTTGGCAAACACATCATAGCTGCCGGTGGTGAAATGGCAGTCGACAACTTCGGGAATCGCCTTCAGGCGCTCAACGACTTCATCGAACTTTGTGGGGTCATTGAGGATAAAACCTATGTAGGCGCATGTCTCATAGCCAACCGAAGGCGGATCGATGATGGTCTCAAACCCACGTATAATGCCAGAGGATGTTAGTTTTTGTATGCGCTGGTGTATGGCCGCTCCCGAAACATTGGTTTCCCGCGCAATTTCGAGAAATGGCTTGCGCGCATTATTGGAGAGCATCTCAAGAATCTTGAAATCAAGAGTATCGAAGTGTTGTCGTGACATCTAATAAAAAAAATTGGTAATCGCTATCGAAAGCGAATGTTACTTATGCGGTGCAAAATTACACAAAAAATTACAATCAGTAATCAGCACGGCCATATAAATTATAATTTTCAAGTCCACTTTATTTTCCGCTATAAGCGGTCTATGGTCCGGAATCCAATGATTTCACATTAATTAAATGTCACAAAGCCTGCGCACAAGTTGCCTATATTGGGATTATATTATATCTTTGCACCGATTTTCCACAAGTTAACGGTAAAATCATTGCCGTTGTCACATTGACTGACGGCAATATGAATCGAACATTATATCTAAGGTGCGAATTTGAGATCTTCTCACATCTACATAGTTGCTTTAGTGCTACTATGCGCCCTCTCGATGGGCGCATTCCCACGTCAGGTCGACCCTGATTCTGTCGCAGTCCCTTCCGGACCGCTTCCCGCTGTGACTGATTCGGCGGAAAGCATGTCCGCGCGTCCGCATTCCGACTCTCTGTCACGCCTTCTGCAGCGTCGCATGACAGCCAGTCCCGACACAGAACTGCAGTCCTCTTCACGGTCTGCCGTTATGGACCGCACTCTGCTGCCGGCCGACTCCGCACAATATCCCGACTCGGCCTCTGCGATCGCCGGCGATTCACTCGGCTACGCCGCTGATTCGGCTACATCCGTAATAAACCGACACACATATGTGGCCGACACCACGCGCCGCCGACGTCTGAGTCGCACGCGAATAGCACCGCCTGAAAAAGGCTCGCGGATTGTCCGATCGAAAGTCGACCTTGACAACGCCGTCGACTTTTCAGCCAAAGACTCCCTTGTGCTCTACGGACGCAACAACGCATATATGTATGGCAGCTCCAAAGTGGAATACGGCACTCTGAAGCTTGACGCGCAGGAAATCCAGATGAATCTTGACAACTCTACGGTCTACGCCATCGGAGGCATAGACTCTATCGGCGACGCATTCGGGACACCGGTCTTCGAAGACAACGGCACAAGCTATGAGTCGGAGACAATGCGCTACAATTTCAAGACCGAACAAGGATTCATCACCAATGTCAAGACTCAGCAGGGCGAAGGATATGTGGTGGGCGGCCAGACCAAAAAGGTCGGCGAAGACACATATTATACGCAAAATGCCAAATACACCACATGCGACGACCATGACCATCCTCACTTCTATCTCCAGATGACGAAGGCTAAGATGCGTCCGGGCAAAGATGTGGTAAGCGGCCCTGCCTACATGGTGCTCGCCGGACTTCCACTCCCTCTTGCAGTGCCGTTCGGCTACTTCCCATTCTCCGAAAAATATTCGTCGGGCATCATCTTTCCATCGTTCGGCGACGACTACAACCGTGGCTATTATCTGAGCAACGGAGGATATTACTTTGCCATCAGCGACAACATGGACCTTGCGCTAACAGGCGAAATCTACACCCTTGGCTCATGGGGTCTGCGTGCAAACTCCGCCTACGTGAAACGCTACAAGTATTCGGGAAATTTCAACATATCCTATCTTCAGACCGTCACCGGCGACAAGGGAATGCCCGACTATTCCAAATCGACCAACTTTCAGGTCCTCTGGAGCCACAGTCAGGATTCCAAGGCCAATCCCAACATGAGCCTCTCGGCGAGTGTCAACTTCACTACAAGCGGATATACACGCAACGACCTGAATTCATACTATTCCAACGACTTCACCCAGAACACAAAGAGCAGCACTGTCAACATGACCTACCGTTTCCCCAACTCGAAATGGTCACTGTCGACCACCGCCAATGTCTCGCAGCGTTCACAAGACTCCACTCTTGCGGTCTCGTTCCCGAACTTCACACTTACAATGTCGCAGGTCTATCCTTTCAAACGCAAACGCGCGGTCGGCGAAGAAAAATGGTATGAGAAAATCAAGCTCTCTTATTCGGGACAATTCAACAATTCACTGACAGCGAAACAAGACGAGTTCTTCAAGAAGAGCCTCGTGAAAGACTGGCGCAACGGCATGCGCCACAGCATCCCGGTAAGCGCTACGTTCAACCTCTTCAAATATCTCAATCTCACGCCATCCATCAATCTCACCGACCGCATGTATACTACAAAGGTGCGTCGCCAGTGGGATCCTAACGCATCGGCCGAAGTGCTCGACACCACATACAGTTTCTATAATGTATGGGACTTCAACGCCGCAGTGGCCCTTGATACAAAAATCTACGGCTTCTTCCAGCCGCTGCCGTTTCTCGGCGACAAGGTGAAAATGATACGCCACGTCCTGACACCGACCATATCCTTCTCAGGCGCTCCCGATTTCGCGTCACCGTTCTTCGGCTACTACGGCAACTATCAGTATCCCGACGCTCAGGGCAACATGCAGACACGCACCTATTCCTACTTCCCGAATTCACTGTTCGGCGTACCGGGTCAGGGCAAAACCGGAGCGCTCAGCATATCGCTCGCCAATAACCTTGAAATGAAGGTCAAGTCTGACAACGACTCCATCGGGGAGAAAAAAGTCTCGCTGATAGAAAACCTGACGCTCTCACAAAGCTACAACTTTGCCGCCGACTCGATGCGATGGTCAAACCTCAACACATCCATCATGCTCAGACTCGTCAAGAATTTCAATCTTAACCTGTCGGCGACATGGGATGTCTACACCTACGCGCTCAATGCCGCAGGAAATCCTGTCAGGGTCAACAAGCTCCGTATTTCCGAAGGCAAAGGCTGGGGCAAGCTTTCAAGTACCGGCACTTCGTTCAGCTACACATTCAACAACGACACCTTCAAAAAACTCTTTGGCAGAGACAAGGACAAAGATAAGAACAACGATAAGAACAACGACAAGAACAACGACAAGAACAACTCCATGGACCAGAATTTTGCCGAAGATACGTCAGACTATCAGGGTAGCGACAAACGCAAAAGCAAAAAAAGTTCAAATATGGAGTTTGACGACGACGGTTATATGAAATGGTCTGTCCCGTGGAATCTGACGTTCAACTACTCGGTCAACTACGGCTACGGCGAGTTTGACTACGACAAGCTTGAATACAAAGGCAAGATAACCCAGAACCTCTCGTTCTCAGGCAACATCCGCCCTACTGCCAACTGGAATTTCGGATTCTCCGCGAGCTATAACTTCGACACAAAAAAACTTGCCTACATGAACTGTAATATATCCCGCGACATGCACTGCTTCACCATGCGGGCAAGCTTCGTCCCTGTAGGTCCGTACAAGAGCTACAATTTCCATATTTCGGTCAAATCATCACTTCTCGCCGATCTCAAATACGATAAACGGTCATCATACTCAAATGGCGTCAGCTGGTATTAAACAAAATTCATACTTCAATTGTTAATTAATGTGACGGAAAGCAAATGCTGCCGTCACATTAATTTTTTGCTCCACTGCCACCTCCTCCTCAACCACCTGACACGTTTATCATCAACTATTATTACTTACATTTAACAACAACAGTAATGAAAAAAATTCTTCTTATCATGTGTGCCGTCATCGGGATGGCCATTAGTGCACATGCTCAAAGAGCACAGCTTCAAATCGGTTATGGCGGCTACACACAGATGGATGCGACCGACATGCACGACGGTGGTACAATCAACAACGCATGGGGCGCTCTTACAGCCGGTGTCAACTTCAAGGTTGCTCCAAGCTTCTATCTCGGAGCGAGCTACACATTCTCAAGCGCAAGCTACAAACATGAGGACGATGCCAACGCCTACTACCATGTAATCATGCTCAACGGCCGTTATGACTATTACCGCAACAGCATTGTCAAGCTCTATGCCCATCTGGGAGTCGGTGTCGACATCACTCACATCACCGTCGACGACTGGTCAGAGAACAAGGCTTACTTCGCATTTCAAGCCTCTCCCTTAGGAGCGGAGGTTGGTCTCAGCCGAGTGACAAGCTTCTTCGGCGAACTCGGCTTCGGCGCACAGGGCCTTCTCCAAGTCGGTTTCCGTTTCAATCTTTAAAAAGCCTGACCGATAAACATATCAAGATCCAATGAGCGACAGAATCTCTTACGAAGAACGGAAAGATCTACCCGACAGCGTATACGGGCTGCCGGAACGGCGCGAGTATCCGATGCCGGATGCCGCACATGTCAGAGCCGCTGAAGCATATTTCAGATATTGCCCGGAAGATATGAAGCCAAAACTGGCCAAGGCCATATTGGAACACGCACGCGAATACGGAGTTGACGTTGAAAGCCCGACCGTACTGTCCTACGCCAACGAATAGAGAATAATCATCCACGTGATTTTATCCACACTGCGGATGGAGCTCGCCACGGCCACTATATGACCCGGACAAGGCTCCATCCGCACTACACATTATCTATACCATATTTCATTTCCCACACGGCCATATTCAGCAAGACAGACTCAAACCGCAGAATTGGCATTTTAACAACTATTATGCGTTTTTATTAGGGATAAATCTGTTTTTTCAATACTTTTGTAGAAATTAGTGCTATTAACCCACCCAATCCTTATGAGCAAAGAGGCAAAACTTGACGATGAAAAACTTGTGGAACGCCTGAGAGATCCTTCGACGTGCCGCGAGGCTTTCGGCGACCTTATCAAGACCTACTCCGAACCGCTCTATCGCCAGATACGACGCACGGTCCAGTCTCACGAGGATACTGACGATATTCTGCAAAACACCTTTCTGAAAGCATGGCAAAACATCGAAAATTTCAGAGGCGATGCAAAACTGTCGACATGGCTATATAAAATAGCCATCAACGAGAGCCTTTCATTCCTTGAAAAAGAACGCAAAAGACGCGGACTCTCACTCGACGACGAGGAATCCGGAATGATATCCCTTATTCAGGCCGACACCAACATCGACGGCGACAGGCTTGCACAGAGACTGCGTGAGGCCATAGCCACCCTCCCTGAAAAACAGCGCCTCGTTTTCAATATGCGATACTACGACGATATGAAATATGAACAGATGTCGGAAATAATGGGGACATCGGTCGGAGCTTTGAAAGCATCTTACCACCTTGCCGTCAAAAAAATCGAACAATTTTTCGAAGATAGCGATTAAACTTCACGACCTTAGAAGAGTCTAACAGTTAAAATAGGCAAAACAAGTCCTTAAGCTTCAAAAAAACAGACACCGATGAAAGATATATTAACAAAAGTCGACCGAAACGACGGAATGACCGTTCCAGATGGTTATTTCGACGATTTCGCGGCTAAAATGATGGCTTCGCTCCCTGAAAAGGAATGGGAGAGCCCGGCATCCAAGGTGATGCCGAGGTCATTCTGGCAGAAGGTCAGGCCCTATGTCTACCTTGCAGCCATGTTTATGGGTGTATGGTGCATGATGAAGATGTTTGATCTGATGCGCTCCGACTCATACGGCCTTCAAATCGAAAATAACCCCGTGATGACAGCTGCAATAGGCAACGACCATTTCATCAATGACTATTTCATCAATGAATGTGATGTCAACGACTATCAGCTCATGGAAGACCTCTACGAGACCGGTTTTGACCCGGAAGAGACCGACATGGGAATGGTGGTAGACGTGGCCGATTCAGTCTCTTTGCCCGATTCACCTGAATTTCCGCTCTCTGAAATCTAAAAAACATTAAAGTCATCTTTCAGAATATCTACTACACATTCTTCTGACAGACAAACCTCAGCAACTATTCCAACATTCCTATGAAAAAGATTGCCCTTTCACTCATCCTCATCCTTTCCACGATTATCTTGCCTCTAAGCGCCCAGACAAGACCATCCGGCCGTGAACGTGAAGTATGGATGAAAGAAATGCAGCAGTACAAAAACGACTTCATAGCAAAAAAACTTGTCCTGACTGATGAGCAGAAGGCTAAATTCCTCCCGCTTTACACAACTATGGACGAGGAAATACGCAAAGCGCAGGGCGAAACGGAAAAGCTCTACCGCCAGACCCTGAAAAAAGACAGCAAGGCCACAGATCTTGAATATGAGAAAGCTGCCGAAGCTGTCTATGAGCTTAAAGGCCGGGAGAATGAAATAGAGATGAAATATTTCAAGGAATTCAAACAGATTCTCACTCCACGTCAGCTCTTCCAGCTTAAAGACGCCGAGCGTGATTTCACGCGTGAGCTTATGAAACAACACCGCCGGCGGCGCAAATAAGACGCAACCACTCCACGCCACCGATAAAAATTTTCATATACACGATATTAAAATTTCATGTCAGTATTTTACAGGTACTGACATTTTTTCTATCCCAACCAACATATTTTTAAACTATGCGTATCGGTAAAATATTCATCCTGCTGTTTACGTTCATATCAGTTTCCATCCATATAGACATGAACGCAAACACCCCTAAGACTCCTGACTTTGCATATCCCAAGACTGTCAGCACCGAATCACTGCGACAACTGTCTGCAGCCCTCAAGACAGACGACGGGCCTAAAGTGGTGCGTGCTCTCATGGACTACTATCTTGCCCGGACGGCCATCGACAGCGGAAACGCAGGAAATGCTCTTGCCAAAATCGACAGTATAGCCACTGCAAGCTCCGACGACATACTGAAGAGCATGCTTTTCACTCTCGAAGCCGACATATATTCGGCGCTATATATGAATCAAAGATGGAAATACGACTCTCGCGAAACCCCGACGACTCCACTGCCCGACGATTTCAACGAATGGAACGGCCTTCAATTCCGCTCACGCATTTCCGCTCTTCTCGACAAAGCCCTGAATTTCACGCCTGCCCTGAAAACTGTGCCCATCGGAAAATATTCATCCGTAATCGACCTTTCGGCCGGAGGGGGAAATAGCGTCTCGTCCATAACCGTCGTCCGCACGACGGAGATATACTATCCGACGCTCTACGATTTCGTTGCCAACCGTGCCATCTCGCTTCTCAGCTCAAACGGAATCATCAATTCAGTCCTTTCATGGGGACTGCTTACACGCCATGACCTCTACACGGCTCTTCCGTTCTCCAAATACGACCCCAACGTCGGACGCATACTTGAACTGTATGCCTCTCTGCTAAAATTCCACGCGCCCGGTTCTGCACCGTTTATCAACACAGACCTACAGCGTCTTACGTTTATTTCCGAGCGAGTCTACCAAGACAATTCCA is part of the Duncaniella dubosii genome and encodes:
- a CDS encoding Lrp/AsnC family transcriptional regulator; translation: MSRQHFDTLDFKILEMLSNNARKPFLEIARETNVSGAAIHQRIQKLTSSGIIRGFETIIDPPSVGYETCAYIGFILNDPTKFDEVVERLKAIPEVVDCHFTTGSYDVFAKIFAHNNAHLLEVIHKKLRLGIGRTETLISFKEVFKRPIPILHENME
- a CDS encoding putative LPS assembly protein LptD — translated: MRSSHIYIVALVLLCALSMGAFPRQVDPDSVAVPSGPLPAVTDSAESMSARPHSDSLSRLLQRRMTASPDTELQSSSRSAVMDRTLLPADSAQYPDSASAIAGDSLGYAADSATSVINRHTYVADTTRRRRLSRTRIAPPEKGSRIVRSKVDLDNAVDFSAKDSLVLYGRNNAYMYGSSKVEYGTLKLDAQEIQMNLDNSTVYAIGGIDSIGDAFGTPVFEDNGTSYESETMRYNFKTEQGFITNVKTQQGEGYVVGGQTKKVGEDTYYTQNAKYTTCDDHDHPHFYLQMTKAKMRPGKDVVSGPAYMVLAGLPLPLAVPFGYFPFSEKYSSGIIFPSFGDDYNRGYYLSNGGYYFAISDNMDLALTGEIYTLGSWGLRANSAYVKRYKYSGNFNISYLQTVTGDKGMPDYSKSTNFQVLWSHSQDSKANPNMSLSASVNFTTSGYTRNDLNSYYSNDFTQNTKSSTVNMTYRFPNSKWSLSTTANVSQRSQDSTLAVSFPNFTLTMSQVYPFKRKRAVGEEKWYEKIKLSYSGQFNNSLTAKQDEFFKKSLVKDWRNGMRHSIPVSATFNLFKYLNLTPSINLTDRMYTTKVRRQWDPNASAEVLDTTYSFYNVWDFNAAVALDTKIYGFFQPLPFLGDKVKMIRHVLTPTISFSGAPDFASPFFGYYGNYQYPDAQGNMQTRTYSYFPNSLFGVPGQGKTGALSISLANNLEMKVKSDNDSIGEKKVSLIENLTLSQSYNFAADSMRWSNLNTSIMLRLVKNFNLNLSATWDVYTYALNAAGNPVRVNKLRISEGKGWGKLSSTGTSFSYTFNNDTFKKLFGRDKDKDKNNDKNNDKNNDKNNSMDQNFAEDTSDYQGSDKRKSKKSSNMEFDDDGYMKWSVPWNLTFNYSVNYGYGEFDYDKLEYKGKITQNLSFSGNIRPTANWNFGFSASYNFDTKKLAYMNCNISRDMHCFTMRASFVPVGPYKSYNFHISVKSSLLADLKYDKRSSYSNGVSWY
- a CDS encoding outer membrane beta-barrel protein — its product is MKKILLIMCAVIGMAISAHAQRAQLQIGYGGYTQMDATDMHDGGTINNAWGALTAGVNFKVAPSFYLGASYTFSSASYKHEDDANAYYHVIMLNGRYDYYRNSIVKLYAHLGVGVDITHITVDDWSENKAYFAFQASPLGAEVGLSRVTSFFGELGFGAQGLLQVGFRFNL
- a CDS encoding RNA polymerase sigma factor; translated protein: MSKEAKLDDEKLVERLRDPSTCREAFGDLIKTYSEPLYRQIRRTVQSHEDTDDILQNTFLKAWQNIENFRGDAKLSTWLYKIAINESLSFLEKERKRRGLSLDDEESGMISLIQADTNIDGDRLAQRLREAIATLPEKQRLVFNMRYYDDMKYEQMSEIMGTSVGALKASYHLAVKKIEQFFEDSD
- a CDS encoding Spy/CpxP family protein refolding chaperone, encoding MKKIALSLILILSTIILPLSAQTRPSGREREVWMKEMQQYKNDFIAKKLVLTDEQKAKFLPLYTTMDEEIRKAQGETEKLYRQTLKKDSKATDLEYEKAAEAVYELKGRENEIEMKYFKEFKQILTPRQLFQLKDAERDFTRELMKQHRRRRK